One Mercurialis annua linkage group LG3, ddMerAnnu1.2, whole genome shotgun sequence DNA window includes the following coding sequences:
- the LOC126673291 gene encoding formate dehydrogenase, mitochondrial, which translates to MAMKRASTSAIRALAASSSSTFFRHLHASPESKKIVGVFYKANEYASMNPNFVGCAEGALGIRDWLESQGHQYIVTDDKEGPHCELEKHISDLHVLITTPFHPAYVTAERIKKAKNLQLLLTAGIGSDHIDLTAAAEAGLTVAEVTGSNVVSVAEDELMRILILVRNFLPGYHQVINGDWNVAGIAYRAYDLEDKTVGTVGAGRIGKLLLQRLKPFNCNLLYHDRLKMDPELENEIGAKYEEDLDAMLPKCDIVVINTPLTEKTRGLFNKDRIAKLKKGVLIVNNARGAIMDTQAVVDACSSGHIAGYSGDVWNPQPAPKDHPWRYMPNQAMTPHISGTTIDAQLRYAAGVKDMLERYFKGEEFPLQHYIVREGKLASQYQ; encoded by the exons ATGGCGATGAAGAGAGCTTCTACCTCCGCAATTCGAGCTCTtgctgcttcttcttcttcaacttTCTTCCGACACCTCCAT GCTTCTCCAGAGAGCAAAAAGATAGTTGGAGTGTTCTACAAGGCAAATGAGTATGCTTCAATGAATCCCAACTTTGTGGGATGTGCAGAGGGAGCTTTGGGCATTCGCGACTGGCTCGAATCACAAGGCCACCAATACATTGTCACTGATGATAAAGAAGGACCTCATTGTG AACTTGAGAAGCATATATCTGATCTCCATGTCCTCATAACAACCCCCTTCCACCCAGCTTATGTTACGGCGGAAAGAATTAAAAAGGCCAAAAACCTGCAATTGCTTCTTACAGCTGGAATTGGCTCTGACCATATAGATTTAACGGCTGCAGCTGAAGCCGGGTTGACTGTTGCAGAAGTTACAGGAAGCAATGTTGTGTCGGTTGCTGAAGATGAACTTATGAGAATTCTTATTCTTGTCCGAAATTTCTTACCTGGATACCATCAGGTTATTAATGGGGATTGGAATGTAGCAGGTATTGCATATAGAGCCTATGATCTTGAAGATAAGACAGTGGGAACTGTCGGAGCTGGGCGCATTGGTAAGCTTTTGCTCCAACGTTTGAAACCTTTCAATTGTAATCTTCTCTATCATGACCGGCTTAAGATGGATCCCGAGTTGGAGAATGAGATTGGGGCAAAATATGAGGAGGATCTTGATGCAATGCTTCCAAAATGTGACATAGTTGTCATCAACACCCCTCTTACAGAGAAAACAAG GGGACTGTTTAACAAAGATCGAATAGCAAAGTTGAAGAAAGGAGTGCTTATTGTTAACAATGCTCGAGGAGCAATCATGGATACCCAGGCAGTTGTTGATGCTTGCTCCAGTGGACATATTGCAG GTTACAGTGGGGATGTTTGGAATCCGCAGCCAGCTCCAAAGGACCATCCAtggcgatatatgccaaatcAAGCAATGACCCCTCATATTTCTGGAACCACCATTGATGCACAA TTGCGTTACGCTGCGGGAGTTAAGGACATGCTTGAGAGATACTTTAAGGGAGAAGAATTTCCATTACAGCATTACATTGTCAGGGAAGGCAAACTTGCAAGTCAATACCAATGA
- the LOC126673289 gene encoding protein farnesyltransferase subunit beta isoform X1: MDSVESSSRPRATVSQHEQWTVQSRVFQIYDLFANIPHKAQTLMLELQRDKHMEYLTNGLHQLGSSFVVLDANRPWLCYWIFHSIALLGESVDYELEYNAIDFLNRCQDPNGGYCGGPGQLPHLATTYAAVNSLVTLGGQRALSSINRGKLYAFLRRMKDSSGAFRMHDAGEIDVRACYTAISVASILNILDDELIKDVGNYILSCQTYEGGIAGEPGSEAHGGYTFCGLATMILIDEVNRLDLSNLLNWVVFRQGVECGFQGRTNKLVDGCYSFWQGGVFALLQRYHLIDGEHAVNSDKEAVHSAIESNSESEEGTDEDSSDVDVTCHFKQGAGHKETVPLFHSSALQQYIILCSQEQDGGFRDKPGKGRDFYHTCYCLSGLSVSQYSWSRDENSPPPPRAVLGPYSNLLEPTHPIYNVVIQQYEEAHEFFSQS, translated from the exons ATGGACTCGGTGGAATCGTCGAGTCGACCTCGAGCGACAGTGAGTCAGCATGAGCAATGGACTGTCCAATCTCGTGTGTTCCAAATCTATGATCTCTTTGCTAATATTCCTCACAAGGCTCAAACCCTAAT GTTAGAGCTTCAGCGTGACAAGCATATGGAGTACTTAACTAATGGACTCCATCAATTAGGTTCTTCATTTGTTGTGTTGGATGCTAA TCGACCTTGGCTTTGCTACTGGATCTTTCACTCAATTGCTTTATTGGGAGAGTCTGTTGATTACGAGCTTGAATATAATGCAATCGATTTTCTTAACCGTTGCCAG GATCCTAATGGCGGATACTGTGGTGGACCTGGACAG TTGCCTCATCTTGCAACTACTTATGCTGCAGTTAACTCTCTTGTTACTTTGGGGGGACAGAGAGCATTATCATCTATCAATAG AGGTAAGCTGTACGCGTTTTTAAGGCGAATGAAAGATTCAAGCGGGGCATTCAG GATGCATGATGCTGGGGAAATCGATGTGCGGGCTTGCTACACAGCTATTTCA GTTGCGAGTATCCTCAACATTTTGGATGATGAGctgattaaggatgttggtaaTTACATTTTAAG CTGCCAAACTTATGAAGGCGGCATTGCAGGAGAACCTGGTTCTGAAGCTCATGGTGG ATACACCTTTTGTGGATTGGCTACCATGATTTTGATCGATGAGGTCAACCGTTTGGACTTGTCCAATTTACTT AATTGGGTAGTATTTCGACAAGGAGTAGAGTGTGGATTTCAGGGGAGAACAAACAAATTGGTTGATGGTTGTTACTCCTTCTGGCAG GGAGGAGTATTTGCACTATTACAAAGATACCATTTAATTGATGGTGAACACGCAGTGAATTCTGATAAGGAAGCGGTACATAGTGCTATTGAGAGCAATTCTGAATCTGAAGAAGGCACAGATGAAGATTCATCTGATGTCGATGTAACTTGCCATTTTAAGCAGGGAG CAGGTCACAAAGAGACGGTACCTCTTTTTCATAGCTCGGCCTTGCAGCAATACATCATTCTATGCTCACAG GAACAAGATGGCGGATTTAGAGACAAGCCTGGGAAGGGGAGGGATTTCTATCACACATGTTATTGTCTAAGTGGTCTCTCGGTAAGTCAATATAGCTGGTCTAGGGACGAGAACTCTCCGCCTCCACCAAGGGCGGTTTTGGGTCCTTACTCCAATCTGTTGGAACCCACCCATCCTATATACAATGTGGTTATACAACAGTACGAGGAAGCGCATGAATTCTTTTCTCAGTCGTAG
- the LOC126673289 gene encoding protein farnesyltransferase subunit beta isoform X2, giving the protein MDSVESSSRPRATVSQHEQWTVQSRVFQIYDLFANIPHKAQTLMLELQRDKHMEYLTNGLHQLGSSFVVLDANRPWLCYWIFHSIALLGESVDYELEYNAIDFLNRCQDPNGGYCGGPGQLPHLATTYAAVNSLVTLGGQRALSSINRGKLYAFLRRMKDSSGAFRMHDAGEIDVRACYTAISVASILNILDDELIKDVGNYILSCQTYEGGIAGEPGSEAHGGYTFCGLATMILIDEVNRLDLSNLLNWVVFRQGVECGFQGRTNKLVDGCYSFWQGGVFALLQRYHLIDGEHAVNSDKEAVHSAIESNSESEEGTDEDSSDVDVTCHFKQGGHKETVPLFHSSALQQYIILCSQEQDGGFRDKPGKGRDFYHTCYCLSGLSVSQYSWSRDENSPPPPRAVLGPYSNLLEPTHPIYNVVIQQYEEAHEFFSQS; this is encoded by the exons ATGGACTCGGTGGAATCGTCGAGTCGACCTCGAGCGACAGTGAGTCAGCATGAGCAATGGACTGTCCAATCTCGTGTGTTCCAAATCTATGATCTCTTTGCTAATATTCCTCACAAGGCTCAAACCCTAAT GTTAGAGCTTCAGCGTGACAAGCATATGGAGTACTTAACTAATGGACTCCATCAATTAGGTTCTTCATTTGTTGTGTTGGATGCTAA TCGACCTTGGCTTTGCTACTGGATCTTTCACTCAATTGCTTTATTGGGAGAGTCTGTTGATTACGAGCTTGAATATAATGCAATCGATTTTCTTAACCGTTGCCAG GATCCTAATGGCGGATACTGTGGTGGACCTGGACAG TTGCCTCATCTTGCAACTACTTATGCTGCAGTTAACTCTCTTGTTACTTTGGGGGGACAGAGAGCATTATCATCTATCAATAG AGGTAAGCTGTACGCGTTTTTAAGGCGAATGAAAGATTCAAGCGGGGCATTCAG GATGCATGATGCTGGGGAAATCGATGTGCGGGCTTGCTACACAGCTATTTCA GTTGCGAGTATCCTCAACATTTTGGATGATGAGctgattaaggatgttggtaaTTACATTTTAAG CTGCCAAACTTATGAAGGCGGCATTGCAGGAGAACCTGGTTCTGAAGCTCATGGTGG ATACACCTTTTGTGGATTGGCTACCATGATTTTGATCGATGAGGTCAACCGTTTGGACTTGTCCAATTTACTT AATTGGGTAGTATTTCGACAAGGAGTAGAGTGTGGATTTCAGGGGAGAACAAACAAATTGGTTGATGGTTGTTACTCCTTCTGGCAG GGAGGAGTATTTGCACTATTACAAAGATACCATTTAATTGATGGTGAACACGCAGTGAATTCTGATAAGGAAGCGGTACATAGTGCTATTGAGAGCAATTCTGAATCTGAAGAAGGCACAGATGAAGATTCATCTGATGTCGATGTAACTTGCCATTTTAAGCAGGGAG GTCACAAAGAGACGGTACCTCTTTTTCATAGCTCGGCCTTGCAGCAATACATCATTCTATGCTCACAG GAACAAGATGGCGGATTTAGAGACAAGCCTGGGAAGGGGAGGGATTTCTATCACACATGTTATTGTCTAAGTGGTCTCTCGGTAAGTCAATATAGCTGGTCTAGGGACGAGAACTCTCCGCCTCCACCAAGGGCGGTTTTGGGTCCTTACTCCAATCTGTTGGAACCCACCCATCCTATATACAATGTGGTTATACAACAGTACGAGGAAGCGCATGAATTCTTTTCTCAGTCGTAG
- the LOC126673292 gene encoding CASP-like protein 4A1 — MKNDQQKHINNQENDLTQQPQRIQEQENDPQQHIQEPQNTHKQELHENQEQQHNHTITMSSTSSHGYVFSPPEALNHSTTYQSPPPDHSYVYSPSSPDNIKSAKPPSPPPPPSIPASKPGSKNQDPEAGIKKRSVLGRNNEALKRKTLLGCRILGFICCLVSFSVMAADKNQGWAIDSFYQYKEFRYCLSVNVICFVYSGLQACSLAFSLVTGRFIPANFRCLVDFTLDQVLTYLLLSASSSAAFRVEDWESNWGKDKFPSMAKSSVILSFLAFVAFALCSLLSAQFNFTPIAT; from the exons ATGAAAAACGACCAgcaaaaacacataaataatcAAGAAAATGACCTTACACAGCAACCCCAACGCATTCAAGAACAAGAAAATGACCCCCAACAACacattcaagaaccacaaaataCCCACAAACAAGAATTACatgaaaatcaagaacagcaGCATAATCACACCATAACCATGAGCTCTACTTCTTCTCACGGCTATGTATTCTCTCCACCTGAAGCACTTAACCACTCAACAACTTATCAATCGCCTCCACCAGATCACTCTTATGTTTACTCCCCTTCTTCGCCGGATAATATCAAATCAGCCAAGCCACCatcaccgccgccgccgccatcTATACCCGCTTCCAAACCCGGGTCTAAAAATCAAGACCCAGAAGCGGGAATCAAGAAAAGATCAGTTCTTGGGAGAAATAATGAGGCTTTAAAGAGAAAAACATTACTGGGTTGTAGAATTCTTGGGTTCATTTGTTGTTTGGTTTCTTTTTCTGTTATGGCTGCTGATAAGAATCAAGGTTGGGCTATTGACTCATTCTATCAATACAAAGAGTTTAG GTATTGTTTGTCGGTGAATGTTATTTGTTTTGTCTACTCAGGTCTGCAAGCATGTAGTCTTGCCTTTTCTCTGGTCACCGGAAGATTTATTCCGGCTAACTTCCGGTGTTTAGTCGATTTCACTCTCGATCAG GTATTGACATATCTTCTCCTATCGGCCTCTTCATCGGCTGCTTTCCGAGTTGAAGACTGGGAATCCAACTGGGGTAAAGACAAGTTTCCATCAATGGCAAAATCATCTGTGATATTGTCATTCCTAGCATTCGTGGCCTTCGCGTTATGCTCTCTTCTATCTGCTCAATTCAATTTCACACCAATTGCTACTTAG
- the LOC126672280 gene encoding uncharacterized protein LOC126672280 yields MDEMAIFGAMPHSATCCCWFAAGEGSSEPSQQQQEVVDADATGAKPVDKKRKQVNARSKVWDHFERIVDENGKLILSKCLYCAKTYNSDTKINGTSTLRFHILSCLKNHHSKDTRQAFLTLQPVAACPAENEGKGQLGT; encoded by the exons ATGGATGAAATGGCAATCTTTGGTGCTATGCCTCACT CAGCAACTTGTTGCTGCTGGTTTGCTGCTGGTGAGGGCTCATCTGAGCCTTCTCAGCAGCAACAAGAAGTTGTTGATGCTGATGCTACTGGAGCTAAACCAGTCGATAAAAAACGTAAGCAAGTTAATGCTAGATCTAAAGTTTGGGATCATTTTGAGCGCATAGTTGATGAAAATGGAAAATTGATTTTGTCTAAATGTTTGTATTGTGCAAAGACTTATAACTCTGATACTAAAATTAATGGGACTTCTACCCTTAGATTCCATATTCTTTCATGTCTTAAGAACCATCATAGTAAAGATACTAGACAGGCCTTTTTAACTCTACAACCGGTTGCTGCATGTCCTGCTGAAAATGAGGGAAAGGGACAATTGGGGACTTAG